A region of the Muricauda sp. MAR_2010_75 genome:
GGCAATGAAGATGTTGGGCAGGTGTATTATCCAGGTTTGGAAACGCATCCGGACCATGAATTGGCCAAATCGCAAATGAATGGGTTTGGGGGCATGCTCTCTTTTGAATTGCCGAGTGTGGATACATCCCTATTCTTTAAACACCTTAAATTGATAAAACCTGTTATGAGTCTTGCTGGGGTGGAAAGCACCATGATATCACCGGTTACCACGTCGCACGCCCTTATGAGCCCGGAGGATCGCAAAAAACAGGGAATAAAGGATTCTTTAATTCGGTTTTCGTTGGGTATTGAAGAAATTGACGACTTAATTGAAGATATTGAGCAAGCTATTGCAAAGGTTAAATCAATGACCATACCAGCATAACAAAACATATGAAATTAGACATTTTAGTGTTCGGGGCCCATCCAGATGATGCCGAACTTGGAGCGGGTGCCACCATTGCTAAAGAAGTTGCCCGAGGAAAAAAAGTGGGGATCGTAGATTTGACCCGAGGCGAATTGGGTACGCGTGGAACCGCGGAAATTAGGGATGCTGAAGCAGCCAAGGCAGCCAAAATTCTTGGGGTGGCCGTTCGGGAGAACATGGAATTTGCCGATGGCTTTTTCATCAATGACAAATGGCACCAGTTGGAAATCATCAAAATAATCAGAAAATATAGGCCCGAAGTTGTTTTGTGCAATGCTGTGGAGGATAGACATATTGACCATGGAAAAGGAAGCCAACTGGTGAGTGATGCCTGTTTTTTGAGCGGTTTGGTAAAAATTGATACGCAAATGGACGGGGATGATGCGTGGCAGGAACCATGGCGTCCTAAAAGGGTTTACCATTTTATCCAATGGAAAAATCTGGAACCCGATTTTGTAGTGGATGTATCGGAATTTATCGAGAAAAAGAAGGAAGCTATTTTGGCCTATGAATCCCAATTCTATGATCCAAATAGTGATGAACCTGAAACGCCCATCAGCAGTAAAAATTTTACTGATAGTGTCATTTACCGAGCCCGGGATTTAGGGAGACTGGTAGGTGTGGAATACGCCGAGGGATTTACCGTGGAACGCTATGTGGCTGTGGATAATCTTGACCAACTGATCTGATCAACTCGCTTTTTGATATTTTCGTTCAGCCTTTGGCAAGGTAAAGAAGAAAGAAGTTCCTTTGCGCGGAACACTTTCCACCCAAATCTCACCTTTGTTCTTTAAGATCATCTCCTTGCATAAGGAAAGCCCCAGACCGGTACCTTTTTCGTTATTGGTGCCATAGGTGGTTATATTGGTGGAATCTTCAAAGATTTTCTTTTGAATTTCCTTGTTCATTCCAATTCCTGTGTCACGCACAGTGACCTGCCACATGCCCGATTTTTCTTTTGCTTCAATATTGATCAATCCATTGTCCGGGGTAAATTTTATGGCGTTGCTCAACAAATTTCTTACCACAATGTCAATTTGGTTTTGATCAGCCCAAATCTGCGGGTTTTCCGGTAATTGGTTTATGATTTTTATGGATTTGCTGTGCGCCAGCTCTGTCAATAATTGAATATTGGTTTCCACAATTTTGTTCAACGATATTCTTTTGGGTTTGGTCACAACCCCATTGAGTTGGTTTTGCCCCCATGTCAACAAATTGTTGAGCGTGAATGAAATATTTTCAACATCGGCTTTTAGTTTGGGGATAAATGAAATAAACTCATTTTTGGTAATCTCCCCGTCAGTGAACAACTTTAGAAGTCCTTGTAGCCCTCCAATGGGGCCCCTAAGATCATGCCCGATTATGGAGAAGAGTTTAGTCTTGGTCCTGTTAATTTCGTTAAGTTGCGCTTCTCTTTCACCTATTGCCTGGGATTTTTCCTTAAGCTCAATGTTGAGCTTTTTCTGAATTTTTTCGCTACGTCGAATTACAAGTATGATGATGCTGAGAATAAGCAATATGATAATGGAAAAATAAATGTAATTCCGTTGTTTGGCCAGTGCCTCTTCGTTGGATTCAATGAGTTCCTGTTTTTCTTGTTCATATTGCAGTTTAGTTTCCAAGAGTGACAAACTCTGTTTGTTCTTGTCCTTGAACAAGGAGTCGGACAATTTTTTGAATACTTCAAGATAGGAAAGGGAGGCAATGTGGTTTCCACGTTTTTTATGAAGTTTGTACAAGGTTTCAGAACAATCTATTTGTCCTTGTAGGGATTTTATCTTTTTGGATAACTCCAGTCCTTCTTCCGCATAGATCATGGACAAGCTATCCCTTTCCAGTCCCAGATGAACTTTGGCCATTCCGTTCAACAATTGTATACGTATCCTGTCATCCTCAATCTGGTTTTTGAAGAGCATGTTACTCTGGTCGTACCAATACAAGGCCCATTGGTATTTTTCTTGTTCTAGATAGATGTCTCCTTTTACTTCATAGGCATACGCCAACCAATCGTATATTTTGTTCTTTTCAAATGTGTTGATGCTCTGATTGACATTGAACATGGCATGTTTAAAGTCCTTGGCATCCTTGTACAGTGAGGCCAAGTTGCTTTGGGTTTCGGCATCTATGATTTCATCACCTATTTTACGATTGATTTTCTGAACAGTATCATAAAAAATCAATGCATTTTTAAAATCTTTTTGCTCCGCATAAAGGCTGGCAATGTTTTCATTGAGAATTGAAAGCATTTCATTGCAGTCAATTTGTTTGGCAATATCTATTCCTTTCAGGTTAAGGTTAAGAGCTTCTGCATAATTGCCTTCATAACTGTAGTTTTGGGCCAAGGTATTAATGATGTCAAGTTCTGATCTTTTATCATCAATTTCCATGGCCAATGCCAGGGCATTTTCAAATATAGGCATGGATTTTTTTCGATTCCCAACATTATAATAATAGGTGCCAAGGGCACGCAATGCATCGACCTCGCCCCCTTTATAGTCTATGCCCTTGCTTAAATCCAGAACACGCTCTGCAATGGAACGTAAGCTGTCGTTGTCTATGTATTGGTATGAAAAGGCAAGATTTACCAGCAGTTTTATATGCGTTGTATCCTTAGGATTAAAACGATTGGTAGACTCCAAGCGCTTTAATTTGTAGGTGAGGCTGTCCTTTTTGGTAAGCTGCGCCTGCGTTTGTATTGGGCAGACCATAGGAAGTATGCAAAGGAATAGGAGTGTCTTTCCAAGCAATAATTTATGGCGTAAAGCACATGCTTTTGGTTGAGGCATTTTTCTCTAAATCTACTGAGTGTAAAAATACTTTCGTAGTGGTATTCGGAGAATTAAATGTTGTGAAAAGCTAAAAAATATGTGTTTTATCTGACAAAGCATGTATTTTATCGATGTTTTATACCAAAAGTGGGGTTTAGGTTACTACTACATTTTTATAGAAGAAAATATGGGATGAACATCTATTTCAAAAAAGTTACGATTCCTTTTAGGAAGTATTAAAATCTTTTGGTTGAATCAATACAAAGAAGTATTTTTGCACCCGCCTGAACGAAATTTGGCATTGGTCTTTTTTGGCAGGTCAACTTTACATGGTGGTTGTAGCTCAGCTGGTTAGAGCGCTGGATTGTGGTTCCAGAGGTCGCCGGTTCGAACCCGGTCTTCCACCCAATATCCCAGAGCCTCTGTATTTACAGGGGCTTTTGTGTTCTTTTAAATCCCTTTTGCCATTAAGAATAGTATACTAAAGGGCAAAAGCGAGCATGTAAACGAGTATATTACTATCTTGTCAAAGATGGCCGTCAAGATGTACTCAGAACCAAAACTTTATATTCCCAAGACCAAGGATGGAAAACCGGATATCACCAAAAGGTGGTACATTTATTTCTACTTCAGGAACCCTGAGACGGGAAAAATGGATAAACGCCCACTCAAGGTATATTAGGGCATCAATACGGTAAAAACTTGTCAGCTCAAGAAAGTTGGAGGGTAAAACGCTCCTTAACGTAACAAAGAGAATACTAGCAGAAGGGTATAACCCCTTTGAAAAAGACTCGGCAAATAAGCTGCCCGTTGGTTCCGTCGAGGAAAGCTTCAAAACTGCACTTGAGAACAAAAAACCCTTTGTAAAGGAGACCACATATAACAGTTATGGGGATTATCTGGCAGCGTTCTTAAAATAGCTTGGAATCCTTTTAAAGGAGAAGAGATAACTTTTTGAAAACCTTGTTTAGACCTATAAATGGGTAGAATTCTACCCAATTAGAAAATGAGCTATTACATGGAAAAGTGGACCAAGGATATAGCTACCCTGCCTTTTCAAACATCAGTGCTTATAGGTGAAAAAGGTGAGCAGTTTGATGGATTTGAGTTCTTGAAATGAACATCTGGGCATTTATCTAGGTTAAATGAAGGTTTAAATACCGAGAAAAGTGGGTATTTAAAAATACATGTATTTGGTGAAAGGTTGAACGTTTGAGCCCAGATGCCCCTATCCCCATCAAATTTATCATGCGGTAAAGTTTTAAAGATGGGACCTCCCATTTTAAACCTAATATTTGCAATCTCCGTTGGATAACGAGGATTTCGGCATTGATTTACCTCTATGTGATTCAACGGATTTTTATTACACCCTATTTACATACGAAGAAAACCGTATGTGGTACGGCCATGACCAAATACGATTTTTTCGTAATTAAAGGTTCTCCACTTACAATTGTTGTGACTTAACATTCGAGAATTCTTAGAATCTTATAAGACGGGATTTCCCGTCTTTAGTTTTGTTAGTGCCAAAGTATCACTAACAAAATACCTATTTGTACTTTTGTTTTGGCCAAGTATTCAACACCAAAATTTTATGTGATTATTGGACTTTGCCTCTTACAGAATGACGAAGAGACAGTTATTGAGTTTGATACAGCCCTTCAGTGCAGCATACTTTGCCGAAGAAATCAACCCCATTATAACCCAGAGCAGAGGTATTACATTAAACGAAGCAAAGACATTGAGTTATTTGCAAAGTAATTATGTGTTATTATCTAAAGTTTAAGAAAAGGAATTATTTTTATTACACTTGTAAAAGCGTTCTGCTCAATACTTAACCTAAATTTTCAGCTCTAATAAAAAAGAAATAACTGATTTTATATTTATTTCATTAACAAAAAAAATAACCATGTCAAGAATTATCAAAGTCTGTGTTATCTTCCTAGCACTCTCATGTAGTAGACCTGACGTTGTTCCGGAAAGTGGCGAATCTTTCACGAATGATTCAAATGTTTATCATTCCAAAGTCAAACTTAATACTATAACCATTAATTCGAGTGAGCATTTTATTTCATACTTTACTGATAGCATTGCAAGCGGTGACAGTATTATACTTAATACCAGTCTAGTTATTGATTTAGATTCAAGTGATTCCATTCCTTTCCAAATTCCTTCAAATGTTTCTATAAATGGAGGTGGCTCAAATTCTGGGTGTAATGGAACTGGAGCAAAAATAGCTGTCCAGGAAGGGGTTACTTCTGAAGGCACTTTATTTGAAATTGTTGGAAGCAATGTTAGTATTCAAGGAATACAGGTTATAGGACCATATCCAAATTCCAAAGCCGATACTGTGGCAAATAATCCTCCAGAGGATAATGAGGATAACGGTGATGAGTTTTATTGGATTGGTATAAAGGTAAATAACTCTGATAATTTTACAATTGAACAAAGTCTCTTGACAGGTTGGAGTAACACTGCAATAAAATTATTCGGTTCTAAAAATGCTTCTATTAACAATAACTGTATAAAAAATAACAGAGCAGATAATAGAGCTTATGGAGTCCACTTTAGGGATGGTTCGTTTGCTACTATCACTAATAATTTTTTTCAGTTAAACCGGCATCATATTGCAGGCAGAGGAAATTCCGACAGCTTGGGTAATTATGATGGCTACGAAGCCGCAAATAATACCTTCGACATGAACGGTATGTATTCGCAAGGGGTTGATATGCATGGCGGCAACTCTAATGACACTGGAGGGCAAGCAGGTGGGAATATATGGATTCATGATAACTTATTTATCGGCAGCGACCATAAACCAGCAATTGCCATAAGAGGTATTCCGAAAATCGGTTGTTTAATCGAAGACAATAGTTTTTTAGACTATGAAAATGAAGAAAAAGCAGTGAGACAGAAAAAGAATTTTGGAAATTTTCAATCAAGAAATAATAGTTTCTCAGAGAGCAATAATGGTATATATATAAGTTGGGGCGGGAGAAGTGAATGGTACAGGTTTGCAACGGTTGATATTGGTGGTATACAAGATCTTGGATTAGGAAAGTTCACTTCCAATTTTGGCATTATTGATTTTACTGGAAGCGAATGGGTGCTATATGAGTTTTCAAATCAGTTCGGAACTACCACCTCATTTAGCGGAACGGTGATTAATTCTTTGGGTGAGTTAATTGATGATGTAGCATTTGGTGACTTTGATGGAGATGGAGAAACAGATGTTTTTAAAACAGATAACGGAAAATGGTACGTGTCTTATTCAGGTTCAGGATCTTGGACTCAGATTGCTTCCTCAAACTATACCTTGAGCCAGTTGGCATTTGGTGACTTTAATGGTGACGGTAAGACAGATGTTTTTAGAGCTACCAATGGTAAAGATTGGTATGTGAAGTATCCAGGAATTGGGCAACCATGGACATTAATTGCGTCCCTGCCTGAAGCACTTGGTGATTTAGCTTTCGGTGACTTTAACGGAGATGGTAAAACGGATGTATTTAAAACTGATAATGGTAAATGGTATGTTGCTTATTCTGGGATGGAACCTTTACAATGGGAGCAAATTGCTTCATCTAACTACACTTTAGACCAGTTGGCTTTTGGTGATTTTAATTATTTTGATTACCCTTTCAACCCTAATTCTGATGAAAGAACGGATGTCTTTAGGGCTACTAACGGCCAAGACTGGTATTATAAAGCACCTGAGATTGAGCCATGGACACTGCTCACTTCACATACACAATCACTAAGTCAATTGGCTTTTGGCGATTTTAATCAGGATGGAATAACCGATATCATAACATACTTAGCACCGTTTTAAATTCAACTTTAAAAGGTTGTTTTTTAGCATTAATACTGGGAATCTGGCTTACTCTTATCTAACGGTTTTCTCCCGTGCGCCAACAATTTGAAAAGAATAGGATTTATCCGTTAATATTTTGTTTTACTTATGAAATAACCTTCATATCTAATTAATTCGGAAAATCCCGTCTTTGGTTTTGTTAGCACCAAAGTATCCCCAACAAAATATCTATTCGTATTTTTACATTGGTTAAGTATTCAATACCAAAATTTTATGTACTTATTGGACTTTGTCTCTTACCGGATGACCAAGAGACAGTTGCTGAATTTGATACAGCCTTTCAGCGCAGCTTACTTTGCCGAAGAAATCAATCCCATTATTGCCCAGAGTAGGGGCATTACAATAAAAGGAAGCTAAGACATTGAGTTATTTGCAAAGTAACGAGGTGCTCTTATTTATGGATGATATGGGTTTCCCAATTGATGGAATTGGAAAGCGCATTGTCTTTGAGGGGTTGAGTACTACTAAAAAAAACCTCAAGACCAAAATAAATACCATGAGCCAGCCTGAATTTGACAAAAGGTTGAGCACAATTGTGGCCAAGAACCGGAAGAAAGAAATTCATGAGATCCGTTTCTGTCAATATTTAAGATATCAGGAAGTGGTTTCATTTTTATTGGGCATAGGGGAGTCGTTAGCCTTAAAAGAGAACATTAAAATCAAATCAACTCAATGACTTTGGGCATGGGACATTGGATGGGCTTCCCGAGCAGATATAGAAATGAGCGTAATTTATCTAAGGGATATAATTGGCCCACTTTAGGCCTTATATTCAGGAGCTCGGTGTTGTACTGGGGATTATTGTGGAAAAACTATTCCATTAGCTGTAGATGCACTGTTGACTGCAATGAGGATCTCCCCGATCTATAATCCCTTTTCTTCTCAAAACCCATATGGGAGATGGCCCCAAAATTTCCTCGGCTTTCAATGGCATGGACCACCTTCAATATTTCACTGAAAGAACCCTCTAGAACAAAGATGTAGGTCTTGATATTCGTGTTGTTGCTTTCAATAGTGTGCGGAGCGTTGAACTGGACCATTTTTACCTCATTGGAAGAGGCGTTCTCGTTCAAGAATTTTAATAGGTCGTTCTGAAAGTTGGAAGAGCCCAGGTCGAGTTCCCTAAATTGTGCATCAAGCTGCTTATCCTTTTGGGACAGTGCGGATAGTTCCATTGGTAAGTTCTGGACAAGCTCATGTTTCTCCATGTTGGAGAGATAATCACTTCGAAGCAACAATGTTTTTTTTATCGCCAAATGATAACTGAAGAGGAGCAGCACCACGAAACCACCCAGTAAAATCTTGTTTTTATTGCTCAACTTCATTGGATGTGATTTTTAGGGTGAAACTATCCATGGATTTGGTGACATATTCATAACCGATAATTTCCACTTTGTCCACCCAACTCTTGGTTTCCAACGACTCTGTCCATTGGGAAAACTCTGTTTTGTCATTGGAGTTTCCGGCCACCATGATAACATGCTCCAAAACCTCAATCACGTTGTTGTCCCGTACTGGCTTTGATAGGGGTTGATAGTCCATATTTTCCAACAGTATGCTATTGGGCAGTTCTTTGGCAATTTGGTCCAAATAGTAAGTGGAACTTGATGAGGCGGACCCTAAGAGGGTCTTTAACCTGTTCTCCTTTTCAACAACCTTGGACTTTAAGATTTTAAGGGTGTTATTTTGCTGTTCTATGCTTGCCAGTGTTTCCATTCCCATGGTCTTGTTATGGTAATGGGAAAACAACAAAAAGTTTGAGAGCAGGATTGCCAGGAAAATCCCCAATCCCCATTTTACACTCACGTCAAAAAGACGACTGTTTTGAAAATTATTTCCAAGCTCTTCATTAAAGGACAACAAATTGGAGGCTTTTGGTACCTTTCCCAGATGGCCCAATATATTGGAAAAGGATAGAAGGCTAATGTTGGATAAGGTAAGACCATTAAGTTCCAGGCGGGCTTTCCGAGTTGAATTTATTACATCCATAGCAACTTCGGAACCTCCATGTTTGGAAAGCTCAAAATTGGAACCCCGCACAGTGGTCTCTGTAAAATAGGACAGGCAATTGCCAATACCGGAAACACCCAATGAAACGGAACAGGGAATAATGCCATGGCTCTGCAATGTTTCCAAGAAGTGAACGATATGTTCTTTTTTGCTAAGGGAAACCACCCTGAGTTCCTTGCTGTCCAATACTTCATAATAAAAATTTTCCAAGGACAGATTTGGAAAGGCAATGGACACCCATTGTTCGGGAGTGCCTTTTATATCAAGAGGGATTTGTTTCTTGAGGACCTTAGCGGTGTTTATGGTCAAGAGCAAAGGCTGCTTTTTATTGACATATGAAACCAATTCTTCAAGGTTTTCAAAAAGTCCCTCATAAACAGTTACAAGTTCGCTCTTTGTTCTTTTGACATTTAACAATGAGAAGAAGGCAGTATTGTCCACTTCAAAGACTTCCAGTCCTTGAAATGTGCAACCTTCGCGTATGTTTTGGAACCAGTGCTTCACATTTAGTAAATGACAGTGGGTTTTATCAAAATCGTCAATTTCTGTTTGGTATCCTCACGCTTTCGTTCACTGAACAACCATTTTATCACGGGGATTCGGGCCAAAAAGGGAACACCGCTTCCCGAGTCATTTTTGATCTTTTCCTCAAGCCCGCCCAATATGGCCAGATCTTGGTTCTGCATCCGTATGATGGAACTGAATTCCCTTGAGGTCAACCCGGGAGGGGCGTCCTCCTCGATCCGTTCACCACTGAAATCCGATTGGATCACGTTGATGTCCAAGGTCACCTGACCGTCCCCGGAGACCAAGGGCTTTATGCTCACCCCCAACTCGGCATCAATAGGGGCATAGTTCCGTATTTCCGAGGTGGTGGGCACCTGAGACCCAAAAAAGTTCTGGTTGGTGATCACATAATAGGTGGTCTCACCAATGGAAAGGTTTGCCCTATGGCCGTTCAAAGTGGATAATTTAGGGGTCGACCGTATCTTGATGTTCCCGTTTTCCTCCAAGGCCTTTATGGTGGCAAAAAATTCAGGTACGACCCTGCCAATATTGAAGGAACCAAAACCATCAAAACCACCGATCACCTTGTTGACCGTTTTGGCCCCAAGGGTGAGATCGGCACGGGGAAATAGGTTGCCTTGGGTCTCCACGGGCTCTTCCCCGATACCCCAACTTATACCCGTCTCCACAATGGATGATTTTCTGACCTCGATGATCATCACCTCGATGAGCACAACCGGGACGGGCCTGTCAATCTCGGCAATAAAGTTCTTGAAGCGTTCAATGTTGGCCGATGGACCACTGACAAAGAAGCTATTG
Encoded here:
- the bshB1 gene encoding bacillithiol biosynthesis deacetylase BshB1 — translated: MKLDILVFGAHPDDAELGAGATIAKEVARGKKVGIVDLTRGELGTRGTAEIRDAEAAKAAKILGVAVRENMEFADGFFINDKWHQLEIIKIIRKYRPEVVLCNAVEDRHIDHGKGSQLVSDACFLSGLVKIDTQMDGDDAWQEPWRPKRVYHFIQWKNLEPDFVVDVSEFIEKKKEAILAYESQFYDPNSDEPETPISSKNFTDSVIYRARDLGRLVGVEYAEGFTVERYVAVDNLDQLI
- a CDS encoding tetratricopeptide repeat-containing sensor histidine kinase, giving the protein MPQPKACALRHKLLLGKTLLFLCILPMVCPIQTQAQLTKKDSLTYKLKRLESTNRFNPKDTTHIKLLVNLAFSYQYIDNDSLRSIAERVLDLSKGIDYKGGEVDALRALGTYYYNVGNRKKSMPIFENALALAMEIDDKRSELDIINTLAQNYSYEGNYAEALNLNLKGIDIAKQIDCNEMLSILNENIASLYAEQKDFKNALIFYDTVQKINRKIGDEIIDAETQSNLASLYKDAKDFKHAMFNVNQSINTFEKNKIYDWLAYAYEVKGDIYLEQEKYQWALYWYDQSNMLFKNQIEDDRIRIQLLNGMAKVHLGLERDSLSMIYAEEGLELSKKIKSLQGQIDCSETLYKLHKKRGNHIASLSYLEVFKKLSDSLFKDKNKQSLSLLETKLQYEQEKQELIESNEEALAKQRNYIYFSIIILLILSIIILVIRRSEKIQKKLNIELKEKSQAIGEREAQLNEINRTKTKLFSIIGHDLRGPIGGLQGLLKLFTDGEITKNEFISFIPKLKADVENISFTLNNLLTWGQNQLNGVVTKPKRISLNKIVETNIQLLTELAHSKSIKIINQLPENPQIWADQNQIDIVVRNLLSNAIKFTPDNGLINIEAKEKSGMWQVTVRDTGIGMNKEIQKKIFEDSTNITTYGTNNEKGTGLGLSLCKEMILKNKGEIWVESVPRKGTSFFFTLPKAERKYQKAS
- a CDS encoding FG-GAP-like repeat-containing protein, with the translated sequence MSRIIKVCVIFLALSCSRPDVVPESGESFTNDSNVYHSKVKLNTITINSSEHFISYFTDSIASGDSIILNTSLVIDLDSSDSIPFQIPSNVSINGGGSNSGCNGTGAKIAVQEGVTSEGTLFEIVGSNVSIQGIQVIGPYPNSKADTVANNPPEDNEDNGDEFYWIGIKVNNSDNFTIEQSLLTGWSNTAIKLFGSKNASINNNCIKNNRADNRAYGVHFRDGSFATITNNFFQLNRHHIAGRGNSDSLGNYDGYEAANNTFDMNGMYSQGVDMHGGNSNDTGGQAGGNIWIHDNLFIGSDHKPAIAIRGIPKIGCLIEDNSFLDYENEEKAVRQKKNFGNFQSRNNSFSESNNGIYISWGGRSEWYRFATVDIGGIQDLGLGKFTSNFGIIDFTGSEWVLYEFSNQFGTTTSFSGTVINSLGELIDDVAFGDFDGDGETDVFKTDNGKWYVSYSGSGSWTQIASSNYTLSQLAFGDFNGDGKTDVFRATNGKDWYVKYPGIGQPWTLIASLPEALGDLAFGDFNGDGKTDVFKTDNGKWYVAYSGMEPLQWEQIASSNYTLDQLAFGDFNYFDYPFNPNSDERTDVFRATNGQDWYYKAPEIEPWTLLTSHTQSLSQLAFGDFNQDGITDIITYLAPF